A stretch of Arthrobacter sp. NEB 688 DNA encodes these proteins:
- a CDS encoding HRDC domain-containing protein, translating to MSASPVAEPVPLEEPAEGVPAVVESERALDRAAAAIAAGVGPVAIDAERASGYRYGQRAYLVQLRREGSGTWLIDPVAVPDLTPVNEAIGAAEWILHAATQDLACLAEVGLRPRQLFDTELAARILGLPRVGLAAVVEHYLGLRLAKEHSAVDWSTRPLPDPWLRYAALDVEVLGELRNLMGVDLAAQGKDEWARQEFTALLTWTPTERVDPWRRTSGINTLRSRRAVGVIRELWYARDAIARERDTSVGRVLPDAALVDIATALPRDTGALPSGHRAIKRYGRQWVEAVERAVALPEDALPPRTLPSDGPPPPRVWADKNPAAAARLSQTRAALTEFAEEHSIPVENVCSPDPLRRVVWTPPEQRDLEGFSAALAAYGVRRWQSDVLAPMLVAAFEAHPDA from the coding sequence GTGTCCGCCAGCCCCGTCGCGGAGCCCGTGCCCCTCGAGGAGCCGGCCGAGGGCGTCCCCGCCGTCGTCGAGTCCGAGCGGGCGCTCGACCGGGCCGCCGCCGCGATCGCCGCCGGCGTCGGGCCGGTCGCCATCGACGCCGAGCGCGCCTCCGGCTACCGCTACGGCCAGCGCGCCTACCTCGTGCAGCTGCGCCGCGAGGGCTCCGGCACCTGGCTCATCGACCCCGTCGCGGTCCCCGACCTCACCCCCGTCAACGAGGCCATCGGCGCGGCCGAGTGGATCCTCCACGCCGCGACCCAGGACCTCGCCTGCCTCGCCGAGGTCGGCCTGCGCCCGCGCCAGCTCTTCGACACCGAGCTCGCGGCCCGCATTCTCGGCCTGCCCCGCGTCGGCCTCGCCGCCGTCGTCGAGCACTACCTCGGGCTGCGCCTGGCCAAGGAGCACTCGGCCGTCGACTGGTCCACGCGCCCCCTGCCCGACCCGTGGCTGCGCTACGCGGCGCTCGACGTCGAGGTCCTCGGCGAGCTGCGCAACCTCATGGGCGTCGACCTCGCCGCGCAGGGCAAGGACGAGTGGGCGCGCCAGGAGTTCACCGCGCTCCTCACCTGGACCCCGACCGAGCGCGTCGACCCGTGGCGCCGGACCTCCGGCATCAACACGCTGCGATCGCGCCGGGCCGTCGGGGTCATCCGCGAGCTCTGGTACGCCCGCGACGCCATCGCCCGCGAGCGCGACACCTCGGTCGGCCGCGTGCTGCCCGACGCCGCGCTCGTCGACATCGCGACCGCCCTCCCCCGCGACACCGGCGCCCTGCCCTCGGGCCACCGCGCGATCAAGCGCTACGGCCGGCAGTGGGTCGAGGCGGTCGAGCGGGCCGTCGCCCTGCCGGAGGACGCGCTGCCCCCGCGCACCCTCCCCTCGGACGGCCCGCCGCCGCCGCGGGTCTGGGCCGACAAGAACCCCGCCGCCGCAGCCCGCCTGTCGCAGACCCGGGCCGCGCTGACCGAGTTCGCAGAGGAGCACAGCATCCCCGTCGAGAACGTCTGCTCGCCCGACCCGCTGCGCCGCGTCGTGTGGACGCCGCCGGAGCAGCGCGACCTCGAGGGCTTCTCGGCCGCGCTCGCCGCCTACGGCGTCCGCCGCTGGCAGTCCGACGTCCTCGCCCCGATGCTCGTCGCGGCGTTCGAGGCCCACCCCGACGCCTGA
- a CDS encoding pyridoxamine 5'-phosphate oxidase family protein, with protein sequence MDERGWTTVDDAEALAALVGEPARRAVEKERDHLLDVDLEWLAASPFCVLATADADGACDASPKGDPAGSLVHVIDRRTLAVAERPGNRRVDGYRNVLANPHVGLLFLLPGRGDTLRVNGRARLVSDAPFLDEMTVRGHRPLLALVVEVEQVFFHCSKAFLRAGLWEPETWRPFDEVPRRAAIAHDVEPDGRTLEELDAYYGPAYAEGLYR encoded by the coding sequence ATGGACGAGCGCGGATGGACGACCGTCGACGACGCCGAGGCGCTGGCCGCCCTCGTCGGTGAGCCGGCCCGGCGCGCCGTCGAGAAGGAGCGCGACCACCTGCTGGACGTGGACCTCGAGTGGCTCGCGGCGTCCCCGTTCTGCGTGCTGGCGACGGCGGACGCCGACGGCGCGTGCGACGCCTCGCCGAAGGGCGACCCCGCCGGGAGCCTCGTCCACGTCATCGACCGCCGCACCCTCGCCGTCGCCGAGCGGCCCGGCAACCGCCGCGTCGACGGCTACCGCAACGTGCTGGCCAACCCGCACGTCGGGCTGCTCTTCCTGCTGCCCGGACGCGGCGACACGCTGCGGGTCAACGGCCGGGCCCGGCTGGTGTCGGACGCGCCGTTCCTCGACGAGATGACCGTGCGCGGCCACCGCCCGCTGCTCGCCCTCGTCGTCGAGGTCGAGCAGGTGTTCTTCCACTGCAGCAAGGCGTTCCTGCGCGCCGGCCTCTGGGAGCCGGAGACGTGGCGCCCCTTCGACGAGGTGCCGCGGCGGGCGGCCATCGCCCACGACGTCGAGCCGGACGGGCGCACCCTCGAGGAGCTCGACGCCTACTACGGCCCCGCGTACGCCGAGGGCCTGTACCGCTGA